A region of Moorena producens PAL-8-15-08-1 DNA encodes the following proteins:
- the nblB gene encoding phycobilisome degradation protein NblB, giving the protein MSVTRESVEELLNSSDFGHRIRGLNQLRQLEPSVAFELIQPLVKDNNVRIRYGAVSQLDTLGDQDLTVSLTLLRDRLLNDPEPDVQAAAADSLSALKLTEAYDDLEQTYNQTTEWIIKFSIIAALGELGEPRSFQLLEDALKSDTSLIQTAAISSLGELGDPRAVPLLIPFATNPDWQIRYRLVQALVNLGGEEARAVLETLANDSVEQVASVAQEGLKA; this is encoded by the coding sequence ATGAGCGTTACTCGTGAATCTGTCGAAGAGCTGCTGAATTCATCGGATTTTGGCCACCGCATTAGAGGATTAAACCAACTACGCCAGCTGGAACCATCGGTGGCGTTTGAGCTAATTCAACCCTTGGTAAAAGATAACAATGTTCGGATTCGATATGGGGCAGTGAGCCAGCTCGATACCTTGGGTGATCAGGATTTAACCGTATCGTTGACCCTATTACGCGATCGCCTTTTGAATGATCCAGAACCTGATGTTCAGGCAGCAGCAGCAGATTCCTTGAGTGCCTTGAAGCTCACCGAAGCCTATGATGATTTAGAGCAAACCTATAACCAAACCACTGAGTGGATCATTAAATTTAGTATTATTGCTGCCTTAGGGGAACTAGGTGAACCCCGTTCATTTCAACTTTTAGAAGACGCTCTCAAATCCGATACCAGTTTAATCCAAACCGCCGCCATTAGTTCCTTAGGAGAATTGGGAGACCCCCGGGCTGTGCCTCTGTTGATTCCCTTTGCCACTAATCCCGACTGGCAAATTCGTTACCGGTTAGTACAAGCACTGGTGAATCTGGGAGGAGAAGAAGCTAGGGCAGTCCTAGAAACATTAGCCAATGACAGTGTTGAGCAGGTGGCTAGTGTAGCGCAAGAGGGCTTAAAAGCATAA
- a CDS encoding HEAT repeat domain-containing protein gives MYEDDDLSLLDNTALLESPLDDIEPIEDELEASKPDPEEMLALLTAPESQQRMLAARAFCELQDERAIPHLINLLNDVCPLVRVSAAYGLGRNPSPTAVKPLIDQLTVDWNGYVRKGVVWALGNCRDRRALASLIDALQTDIPAVRLWAASALAQMAELDYEEVIASIPPLITALRKDPVAAVRSNCAWSIGQLCRELPSNAVYAGAIDALIEAIADDEDLGVKEDAKAALLKVGDPRGLQMIEMIEMEGFL, from the coding sequence ATGTATGAAGATGATGATCTGAGTTTATTGGATAATACGGCTTTACTAGAAAGCCCTTTGGATGACATAGAGCCGATTGAAGATGAGTTAGAAGCTTCCAAACCTGATCCAGAGGAAATGCTGGCTCTGTTAACGGCACCGGAAAGTCAGCAACGGATGCTAGCAGCTCGTGCTTTTTGTGAGTTGCAAGATGAGCGAGCAATTCCCCATCTGATTAACCTGTTAAATGATGTTTGTCCCTTGGTGCGGGTAAGTGCTGCCTATGGTCTAGGGCGCAATCCCAGTCCCACAGCAGTAAAGCCTTTGATTGACCAGCTAACCGTTGATTGGAACGGTTATGTCCGTAAAGGGGTGGTCTGGGCATTGGGGAACTGTCGCGATCGCCGTGCTTTAGCGTCTCTAATTGATGCCCTACAAACCGATATTCCTGCAGTGCGTTTGTGGGCAGCTAGTGCTCTAGCGCAAATGGCAGAGTTAGATTATGAAGAAGTAATCGCATCAATTCCGCCTTTGATTACTGCTTTAAGGAAAGACCCAGTAGCAGCAGTGCGCAGTAATTGTGCTTGGTCTATTGGGCAACTGTGTCGGGAATTGCCCTCCAATGCGGTTTACGCTGGTGCTATTGATGCTTTAATTGAAGCAATTGCTGATGATGAAGACCTAGGGGTAAAAGAAGACGCCAAAGCTGCCCTCTTGAAAGTGGGAGACCCCCGTGGACTTCAGATGATTGAAATGATTGAGATGGAAGGGTTTTTGTAA
- a CDS encoding GNAT family N-acetyltransferase: MSKPLLAGYQLRLGTGRERAILVKFMELTYQELFPEQNDFSHLAKTVKQYFSRETPLWWVTVADGKVSRKGSIITHPLPVGCLWMGNGVDQVNGDRYGYIFLLYVMPAHRRQGIGSALMQHAEAWARARGDRQLGLQVFQSNQVALNLYQRLGFRTQSLWMVKPLHRKY, encoded by the coding sequence GTGAGTAAGCCATTGTTAGCAGGCTACCAGCTACGCCTGGGCACGGGACGAGAACGGGCAATTTTGGTGAAGTTCATGGAGTTAACTTACCAAGAGCTTTTTCCGGAACAAAATGATTTTTCTCACCTGGCGAAGACTGTTAAACAGTACTTTTCCAGAGAAACCCCCCTGTGGTGGGTTACAGTAGCAGATGGGAAGGTTTCTAGGAAAGGCTCTATTATAACTCATCCCTTGCCGGTGGGTTGTCTGTGGATGGGCAATGGGGTTGATCAGGTAAATGGCGATCGCTATGGCTATATCTTTTTACTTTATGTCATGCCAGCACACCGCCGTCAAGGCATTGGTTCAGCACTGATGCAGCACGCTGAAGCTTGGGCAAGGGCAAGAGGCGATCGCCAACTTGGATTACAGGTGTTTCAATCGAATCAAGTCGCTTTGAACCTTTACCAGCGACTGGGTTTCCGCACCCAATCTCTGTGGATGGTTAAACCATTGCACAGAAAATACTAA